From a single bacterium genomic region:
- a CDS encoding glycosyltransferase family 2 protein — MQPKARISVVIPAFNEEQSLPLVLRDLPMKHLREVVVVDNGSTDATGEVALAADGPVRVVREERRGYGQACLTGIAALEPCDIVVFLDGDYSDHPEELRSVVAPILSGKKDFVIGSRMRGESEPGALLPQARFGNWLACTLMKIIWNRQWTDLGPFRAIRREALRQIGMRDRNFGWTVEMQIKAMQHGLRCAEVPVSYRKRVGVSKITGTVSGTFRAGYKILFTIFRYALFR, encoded by the coding sequence ATGCAGCCAAAGGCGCGCATCTCCGTCGTCATTCCTGCTTTCAACGAAGAGCAATCCCTCCCGCTCGTGCTTCGCGACCTGCCGATGAAGCACCTGCGGGAGGTTGTCGTTGTGGACAATGGCAGCACAGACGCCACGGGCGAAGTTGCCCTGGCGGCGGACGGACCCGTGCGTGTCGTGCGCGAAGAGCGTCGCGGCTATGGCCAGGCGTGTCTGACCGGCATCGCTGCGCTCGAGCCTTGCGACATCGTTGTCTTTCTGGACGGTGATTACAGCGATCATCCGGAAGAGCTCCGAAGCGTTGTTGCGCCGATTCTCAGCGGGAAGAAGGACTTCGTCATCGGTTCGAGAATGCGCGGTGAATCGGAGCCCGGGGCGCTGCTGCCGCAGGCGCGATTCGGCAATTGGCTGGCGTGTACCTTGATGAAGATCATCTGGAATCGCCAGTGGACGGATCTCGGTCCGTTCCGCGCCATCCGCCGCGAGGCCCTGCGACAGATCGGGATGCGCGATCGCAATTTCGGCTGGACGGTCGAGATGCAGATCAAGGCAATGCAGCACGGGCTGCGATGCGCGGAAGTGCCGGTCAGCTATCGCAAACGCGTCGGCGTTTCCAAGATCACCGGCACGGTCAGCGGCACCTTCCGAGCGGGCTACAAGATTCTCTTCACGATCTTCCGGTACGCACTATTCCGCTGA
- the ilvE gene encoding branched-chain-amino-acid transaminase — MEEVIYLDGEFVAKGDAKISVFDHGLLYGDGVFEGIRLYEKNIFRFEQHLDRLWSSARSIMLDIPMSREEMIEATCETCRRNGLTNGYIRLVVTRGVGDLGLAPWICKKPSVFIIAAGIQLYPKELYENGLQIVTAATRRIAPDTFSARVKSLNYLNNIMAKINAQNAGAPEALLLNREGYVVEATADNVFLIKDGMITTPPTYIGALRGITRDAAIDIARHQGYTVREEPFALYEVYDADEMFLTGTAAEVISVVKVDGRTIGNGKPGPITNKLLQEFRAITATDGTKI; from the coding sequence ATGGAAGAAGTGATCTATCTGGACGGGGAATTCGTTGCCAAAGGCGACGCCAAGATCAGCGTGTTCGATCACGGTTTGCTTTACGGCGATGGGGTATTTGAGGGGATTCGCCTGTACGAGAAGAACATCTTCCGGTTCGAGCAACACCTGGATCGCCTGTGGTCGTCTGCGCGCTCGATCATGCTCGATATCCCGATGTCCCGCGAGGAGATGATCGAGGCGACGTGCGAGACCTGCCGTCGCAATGGGCTGACGAATGGCTACATTCGCCTGGTCGTCACACGCGGAGTCGGCGATCTTGGCCTGGCGCCATGGATCTGCAAGAAGCCCAGCGTTTTCATCATCGCCGCCGGCATTCAGTTGTACCCCAAGGAACTGTACGAGAACGGCTTGCAGATCGTGACGGCGGCGACACGGCGTATTGCGCCGGACACTTTCTCGGCCCGCGTGAAGAGCCTGAACTACCTCAACAACATCATGGCAAAGATCAACGCTCAGAACGCCGGCGCACCGGAAGCTCTGCTTCTGAATCGCGAGGGCTATGTCGTCGAGGCCACCGCCGACAACGTGTTCCTGATCAAGGATGGCATGATCACGACGCCACCGACGTACATCGGTGCGCTGCGTGGAATCACCCGCGACGCCGCCATCGATATCGCGCGCCACCAAGGCTACACCGTGCGCGAGGAACCGTTTGCGCTCTATGAAGTCTACGACGCGGACGAGATGTTCCTGACCGGCACTGCGGCCGAAGTCATCTCTGTTGTGAAGGTCGACGGCCGAACGATTGGAAACGGCAAGCCCGGCCCGATCACGAACAAACTGCTGCAGGAGTTCCGGGCCATTACCGCGACCGACGGGACGAAGATCTGA
- a CDS encoding type IV pilus twitching motility protein PilT: MGLFPKKKPDETPHSPPPEKRSPDALRPPSAAQGPPPPPNPPSVKLPPRAAAPKQAQQGPIQPGQRLPERAPGGQEGNVEVVRPHRRKEAPKNSDQPLSLVSLLNQAVERGASDLHLSRGVPPTLRLDGYLVPLNYPPLTKAACEQLILTQLTPVQRQKFDETWELDLSLDLPDVGRYRVNVHRQRGGVEAAFRVVNDIIQPIRKLGLPGVVEEIARKHQGLALVTGPTGSGKSTTMAAIVDQINNERQCMVVTIEDPIEYVHSNKRSIIKQREVTSDTRSFSAALRHVLRQDPDVIVIGEMRDLETIQTALIAAETGHLVFATLHTPDASQTIDRMIDVFPPHQQEQTRIQVANTIIAIVAQQLLPVPGNRGRVVATEILIANSAVRKIVRTGKTEQLFSTMQTGWEQGMVTMDKSLKTLYQQGLISFEDAVSRCKYPLEFDQL, encoded by the coding sequence ATGGGTCTGTTCCCGAAGAAGAAGCCGGATGAGACGCCCCATTCTCCCCCGCCGGAGAAGCGGTCTCCCGATGCACTGAGGCCGCCATCCGCAGCGCAAGGGCCGCCTCCGCCGCCAAACCCGCCGAGCGTAAAGCTGCCGCCGCGGGCCGCCGCGCCGAAGCAGGCGCAACAGGGCCCGATTCAGCCCGGACAGCGCCTGCCCGAGCGCGCTCCGGGAGGCCAGGAAGGCAACGTCGAAGTCGTACGCCCGCACCGACGTAAGGAAGCGCCCAAGAATAGCGATCAGCCGCTGTCGCTGGTTTCGCTATTGAATCAGGCGGTGGAGCGCGGCGCATCGGATCTGCATCTTTCGCGCGGCGTGCCGCCGACTTTGCGTCTCGACGGGTACCTGGTTCCATTGAACTACCCACCGCTGACAAAGGCTGCGTGCGAGCAGTTGATCCTGACACAACTGACTCCCGTGCAGCGCCAGAAATTCGACGAAACATGGGAGCTCGATCTCTCGCTGGATCTTCCCGATGTCGGGCGATACCGTGTTAACGTCCATCGCCAGCGCGGTGGCGTAGAGGCCGCATTCCGCGTCGTGAACGATATCATTCAGCCGATCCGCAAGCTGGGACTTCCGGGAGTGGTTGAAGAGATCGCTCGGAAACATCAGGGCCTTGCTCTGGTGACGGGACCGACCGGATCCGGCAAGTCCACCACAATGGCGGCCATCGTCGATCAGATCAACAACGAGCGCCAGTGCATGGTCGTGACGATCGAAGATCCGATCGAGTACGTGCATTCGAACAAGCGCTCGATCATCAAGCAGCGCGAAGTCACGAGCGATACGCGATCTTTCTCGGCGGCGTTGCGCCACGTGCTGCGCCAGGATCCGGATGTGATCGTGATCGGCGAAATGCGAGATCTGGAAACAATCCAGACCGCGCTGATCGCGGCGGAAACGGGTCACCTCGTCTTCGCCACGCTGCACACGCCCGATGCGTCCCAAACGATCGATCGAATGATCGACGTCTTTCCTCCGCACCAGCAGGAACAGACCCGCATCCAGGTGGCGAACACGATCATTGCAATCGTCGCCCAGCAGCTTCTGCCTGTGCCGGGAAATCGCGGCCGCGTCGTCGCGACCGAGATCCTGATTGCGAACTCGGCGGTTCGCAAGATCGTCCGCACCGGTAAGACGGAGCAGTTGTTCTCGACCATGCAAACCGGTTGGGAGCAGGGCATGGTGACGATGGATAAGTCGTTGAAGACGCTCTACCAGCAGGGATTGATTTCCTTCGAGGATGCAGTCTCACGATGCAAGTACCCGCTTGAATTCGATCAGCTCTAA
- a CDS encoding methyltransferase domain-containing protein, with protein sequence MKEQFTPDHPEYWNESYEQGARAAWNTGAPAPPLRRYFSDPKAEPAPPARIFVPGCGHGHEVVMLAKMGYNVTGVDLSPLAIEHARTNLGDLNATLLAADFFDLALQPEYRGAYDAVVEYVCFCSIRPGRREEYVTAMANLLRPGGLLVGLFFNTQRPGGPPFDVTANELRTLLRTSFEIEQLGIAPDSIKPRAGRELIAVMRRNASPLR encoded by the coding sequence GTGAAAGAGCAGTTCACGCCGGACCACCCCGAATATTGGAACGAAAGCTACGAACAGGGCGCCCGAGCCGCCTGGAACACGGGCGCGCCGGCTCCCCCGCTGCGCCGTTACTTCTCTGATCCGAAAGCTGAACCCGCCCCTCCAGCGCGGATTTTCGTGCCCGGATGCGGACATGGTCACGAAGTCGTGATGCTGGCAAAGATGGGGTACAATGTCACCGGCGTCGATCTGTCTCCGCTGGCGATCGAACATGCGCGTACGAATCTGGGCGATTTGAATGCGACGCTCCTGGCGGCGGACTTCTTCGACTTGGCGCTGCAGCCCGAGTACCGTGGCGCATACGACGCCGTCGTGGAGTACGTCTGCTTCTGCTCGATTCGTCCGGGCCGCCGCGAAGAGTACGTGACGGCAATGGCGAACCTGCTGCGGCCTGGCGGGCTGCTCGTGGGTCTGTTCTTCAATACGCAGCGTCCCGGCGGCCCACCGTTCGACGTGACGGCCAACGAGTTGCGCACGCTTCTTCGAACCAGCTTCGAGATCGAGCAACTCGGCATTGCACCCGATTCGATCAAGCCCCGTGCAGGGCGCGAGCTGATTGCCGTGATGCGGCGCAACGCATCGCCCTTGCGCTGA
- the ftsH gene encoding ATP-dependent zinc metalloprotease FtsH translates to MNTVTDDNGVVVDNQAFKDDVRDMDGKIEGKIAASAKLPQSVSARLNRAATNRKAGEPIPFVTVYQPLQAELILSRMLDDRVNSYMPSPQSRVFTQILLPLMIPVLLIVALWVLFVRQVQSSGNKAMSFGKSRAKLISEGQVKVLFEDVAGVDEAKEELCEVVDFLKDPKKFSRLGGRIPKGVLLFGPPGTGKTMLAKAVAGEANVPFFSISGSDFVEMFVGVGASRVRDLFEQAKKSKPCLVFIDEIDAVGRHRFAGIGGGHDEREQTLNQLLVEMDGFATNEGVILIAATNRPDVLDPALLRPGRFDRQIAVDYPDVLGREKILKVHAKNVKLANNVDMLAIAKGTPGYSGADLANIINEAALLAARQNKPEIDQRDLEEAKDRVMMGPERRSMKITENEKHATAVHEGGHAIVARFTEGSDPVHKITIIPRGRALGVTHFLPAEEKHSHTRTELKAKLVAMLGGMAAEQIVFAETGTGVGNDLHRVTDLARRMVCEFGMSERLGPRTFGESRGQVFVGRDMNSDNRDYSEEVAQIIDDEVRSLVEEAHTRAVDILTEKRELLDKLTQALIDRETIDAEEFEMLIRGEDLPPLFKKGDDTPPGAPPEQDSGKEKKKAKPPRIGDFLDKPRHVPG, encoded by the coding sequence ATGAACACGGTGACCGACGACAATGGCGTTGTCGTCGACAACCAGGCTTTCAAAGACGATGTGCGGGATATGGACGGCAAGATCGAGGGGAAGATCGCCGCCAGCGCGAAGCTGCCCCAGTCAGTCTCCGCTCGCCTGAATCGCGCGGCGACGAATCGCAAGGCCGGCGAGCCCATTCCGTTCGTCACGGTGTATCAGCCCCTGCAGGCAGAACTGATTCTCTCGCGGATGCTGGATGACCGCGTGAACAGCTATATGCCTTCACCGCAGTCGCGCGTCTTCACGCAGATCCTGCTGCCGCTCATGATTCCGGTTCTGCTGATCGTGGCCCTGTGGGTGCTGTTCGTGCGCCAGGTCCAGAGCAGCGGCAACAAGGCGATGTCCTTCGGCAAGTCCCGCGCGAAGCTGATCTCAGAGGGCCAAGTCAAGGTCCTGTTCGAGGATGTGGCCGGCGTGGATGAGGCCAAGGAAGAGCTCTGTGAAGTTGTCGATTTCCTGAAAGATCCAAAGAAATTCAGCCGCCTCGGTGGCCGCATTCCGAAGGGCGTTCTGCTGTTCGGTCCTCCAGGCACCGGCAAGACGATGCTCGCCAAGGCCGTGGCCGGCGAAGCCAACGTGCCATTCTTCTCGATCTCCGGTTCGGACTTCGTCGAGATGTTCGTCGGCGTCGGCGCCAGCCGAGTCCGCGACCTGTTCGAGCAGGCCAAGAAGAGCAAGCCCTGCCTCGTCTTCATCGACGAAATCGACGCCGTCGGCCGTCATCGCTTTGCCGGCATTGGCGGCGGGCATGACGAACGCGAGCAGACCCTGAACCAGTTGCTCGTCGAGATGGACGGCTTTGCCACGAACGAAGGCGTGATCCTGATCGCCGCGACGAACCGCCCGGACGTTCTGGATCCGGCGCTGCTGCGTCCCGGCCGCTTCGACCGCCAGATCGCCGTGGATTACCCGGATGTGCTGGGCCGCGAGAAGATCCTGAAGGTCCACGCCAAGAATGTGAAGCTGGCCAACAACGTCGACATGCTGGCGATTGCCAAGGGCACGCCCGGCTACAGCGGCGCGGACCTGGCCAACATCATCAACGAAGCGGCGCTGCTGGCTGCCCGCCAGAACAAGCCCGAGATCGATCAGCGCGATCTGGAAGAAGCCAAGGACCGCGTGATGATGGGTCCGGAACGCCGCAGCATGAAGATCACGGAAAATGAGAAGCACGCCACCGCCGTGCACGAAGGCGGCCACGCAATCGTTGCGCGCTTTACCGAAGGCTCCGACCCGGTGCACAAAATTACGATCATCCCACGCGGTCGCGCGTTGGGTGTGACGCACTTCCTGCCGGCCGAAGAAAAACACAGCCACACGCGCACGGAACTGAAGGCCAAGCTGGTTGCGATGCTGGGCGGCATGGCCGCCGAGCAGATCGTCTTCGCAGAAACCGGCACCGGCGTTGGTAACGACCTGCACCGCGTCACCGATCTGGCCCGCCGCATGGTCTGCGAGTTCGGCATGAGCGAACGTCTTGGGCCTCGCACGTTTGGCGAATCGCGCGGCCAGGTTTTCGTCGGTCGCGACATGAACAGCGACAACCGCGACTACAGCGAAGAAGTCGCCCAGATCATCGACGACGAAGTTCGGTCGCTTGTCGAAGAAGCCCACACACGCGCGGTCGACATTCTGACCGAAAAGCGCGAGTTGCTCGACAAGCTCACCCAGGCGCTGATCGATCGCGAGACGATCGACGCGGAAGAATTTGAGATGCTGATCCGCGGCGAGGACTTGCCGCCGCTCTTCAAGAAGGGCGACGACACGCCTCCTGGGGCTCCACCGGAGCAGGATTCCGGCAAGGAAAAGAAGAAGGCCAAGCCACCGCGCATCGGCGATTTCCTCGACAAGCCGCGACACGTCCCCGGCTGA
- a CDS encoding universal stress protein has protein sequence MSWLPKKKIVVPLDFSDFSMTALKTARELVSKSSDLYIIHVIPPLTPMEPGVIWPESNDMARIEHAEEALAARLSAPEYEGAAMEIRIGSPSREVADFAEEIEAELIVIHSHGRTGAAHLLIGSVAEHIVRYAHCPVLVLRD, from the coding sequence ATGAGTTGGCTCCCAAAGAAGAAAATCGTCGTTCCGCTCGATTTCTCCGACTTCTCGATGACGGCGCTGAAGACCGCACGAGAACTGGTTTCGAAGTCATCGGACCTGTACATTATCCATGTAATTCCGCCGCTGACTCCGATGGAGCCGGGTGTAATCTGGCCGGAGTCCAATGACATGGCCCGAATCGAGCACGCCGAAGAGGCACTGGCGGCCCGGTTGAGCGCTCCGGAATATGAAGGAGCCGCCATGGAAATCCGGATCGGATCGCCATCGCGAGAGGTGGCCGACTTCGCCGAGGAGATCGAAGCGGAACTGATCGTGATCCATTCTCATGGACGAACAGGAGCGGCCCATTTGTTAATCGGATCGGTCGCGGAGCACATCGTGCGCTACGCCCACTGCCCGGTTTTGGTGCTGCGGGACTAA
- a CDS encoding metal ABC transporter substrate-binding protein, with protein MATSPTNRAVSLRAGFRRLCLWAGAVLCCLWAMGCKAPPKPESPASGEARLVTSFGVVQDWTATLLDDVDQPVVLLDETVTAAQPKLSPVQQDILRRARGLVIADTTLDAFAANQWDEFGGSPETLVRIFEDPKEPEYLWMNPENAGQGIAHLSARLQDLYPKKATRIAKNEERLRAGVKDLDAKLENLLGGLSKRAVLIEDPRVQPFLDRYRFEVEGTLFPSVERALVTPSMDEFRAAAGSSTTRVFIMTSQGRDPLVQALSQELNLQVVAFDPIIEGRTDRGAYLREMQRNAMNLALALSSIPETAE; from the coding sequence ATGGCGACCAGCCCGACCAACCGGGCCGTTTCGCTTCGAGCAGGCTTTCGCCGCCTCTGTCTTTGGGCAGGGGCGGTGCTTTGTTGCTTGTGGGCGATGGGCTGCAAGGCTCCTCCCAAGCCGGAGTCTCCCGCCAGCGGCGAAGCGCGTCTGGTAACAAGCTTCGGCGTTGTCCAGGACTGGACAGCAACCCTTCTGGATGACGTCGACCAGCCGGTCGTCCTTCTGGATGAGACCGTAACCGCAGCCCAACCAAAGCTCTCTCCCGTCCAACAGGACATCCTGCGGCGAGCACGCGGACTGGTGATCGCCGATACGACGCTCGACGCGTTTGCCGCCAACCAATGGGATGAGTTCGGTGGTAGCCCTGAAACACTGGTCCGCATCTTCGAAGATCCCAAGGAGCCCGAGTACCTGTGGATGAATCCGGAGAATGCAGGGCAGGGTATCGCCCACCTCTCGGCTCGACTCCAGGACCTGTATCCGAAGAAGGCGACGAGAATCGCCAAGAACGAAGAGCGACTGCGCGCTGGCGTGAAAGACCTCGACGCCAAGTTGGAGAATCTCCTCGGCGGTCTTTCCAAACGCGCCGTTCTCATCGAAGATCCCCGCGTGCAGCCATTCCTCGATCGGTATAGATTCGAAGTTGAAGGAACCCTGTTCCCGAGCGTTGAGCGCGCACTGGTCACCCCTTCCATGGACGAGTTCCGTGCGGCGGCGGGATCCAGCACGACGCGCGTCTTCATCATGACATCCCAGGGCCGCGATCCGCTCGTGCAAGCGCTCTCTCAGGAATTGAATCTCCAGGTTGTTGCTTTCGATCCGATCATCGAGGGCCGGACCGATCGGGGAGCTTACCTGCGCGAAATGCAGCGAAATGCCATGAACCTGGCGCTTGCGCTCTCCTCGATTCCAGAGACAGCAGAATAG